A window of the Acidimicrobiales bacterium genome harbors these coding sequences:
- a CDS encoding alpha-hydroxy acid oxidase, with product MTTRQVPKPSDFADLLKFKKPTLDRTKARLERAQTIYDLRDIAKRVTPKAPFDYTDGSAESELSLARARQAFEDVEWHPWILRDVSTVDTSCTIAGGSSAQPFGIAPTGFTRMMHTAGERAGAAAAGRAGIPFSLSTVGTTTPEDLVLANPAGRNWFQLYMWADRDRSMDVLRRAQTAGFDVLFLTVDVPVGGARLRDRYNGLTIPPTLTGRTVLNAIPKVRWWFDFLTTEPLQFSTFSEWDGTVAELLDSMFDPSVDFDDLAWIADQWDGPVFVKGIQTLDDARRVVDLGVDGIVLSNHGGRQLDRAPIPFHLLPEVARELGDRTQIMVDTGIMNGADIVASIALGADFTLVGRAYLYGLMAGGEAGVERAIQILSDEIARTMKLLGVRSLDDLTPDHVTQLHRFERR from the coding sequence ATGACCACTCGTCAGGTCCCCAAGCCCAGTGACTTCGCCGATCTGCTGAAGTTCAAGAAGCCGACCCTCGATCGCACCAAGGCCCGGCTCGAGCGAGCGCAGACCATCTACGACCTACGCGACATCGCCAAGCGAGTCACTCCCAAGGCCCCGTTCGACTACACCGACGGCTCCGCCGAGAGTGAGCTCTCGCTGGCTCGGGCCCGGCAGGCGTTCGAGGACGTCGAGTGGCATCCGTGGATCCTGCGTGACGTCTCCACGGTCGACACGTCGTGCACGATCGCCGGCGGGTCGTCCGCCCAACCCTTCGGCATCGCGCCCACCGGCTTCACCCGCATGATGCACACCGCCGGCGAACGGGCCGGCGCCGCTGCTGCCGGTCGTGCCGGCATTCCGTTCTCGCTCTCCACCGTCGGCACCACCACACCGGAAGACCTCGTCCTCGCCAACCCCGCTGGACGCAACTGGTTCCAGCTCTACATGTGGGCCGATCGCGACCGGTCCATGGATGTGCTGCGGCGAGCCCAGACCGCCGGGTTCGACGTGCTGTTCCTCACGGTCGACGTCCCGGTGGGCGGCGCTCGCCTCCGTGACCGCTACAACGGTCTCACCATTCCGCCCACGCTCACGGGGCGAACCGTGCTCAACGCCATCCCGAAGGTCCGCTGGTGGTTCGACTTTCTCACCACCGAGCCCCTCCAGTTCTCGACCTTCTCCGAGTGGGACGGCACGGTCGCCGAACTGCTCGACTCGATGTTCGACCCGAGCGTCGACTTCGACGACCTGGCCTGGATCGCCGACCAGTGGGACGGCCCGGTGTTCGTGAAGGGCATCCAGACACTCGACGACGCCCGGCGAGTCGTCGACCTCGGCGTCGATGGCATCGTGCTGTCGAACCACGGTGGTCGTCAGCTCGACCGGGCCCCGATCCCGTTCCATCTGCTGCCTGAGGTGGCGCGTGAACTCGGCGACCGCACCCAGATCATGGTCGACACCGGAATCATGAACGGTGCCGACATCGTTGCCTCGATCGCGCTCGGCGCCGACTTCACGCTTGTCGGCCGGGCGTACCTCTACGGCCTCATGGCCGGCGGTGAAGCCGGCGTGGAGCGTGCGATCCAGATCCTCTCCGACGAGATCGCCCGAACCATGAAGCTCCTCGGGGTTCGGTCGCTCGACGACCTCACCCCCGACCACGTCACCCAGCTCCACCGCTTCGAACGACGCTGA
- a CDS encoding SDR family oxidoreductase — protein sequence MVNNAGLSLSKSLLDTTEADWDLQHDVMAKGSFLVSQAAAKAMIDQRLGGDIIYIASKNSVFAGPNNIAYSATKADQSHQVRLLAVELGEHGIRVNGVNPDGVVRGSGIFAGGWGAQRAATYGVPEEELGAYYAQRTILKHEVLPEHVAAAVAVLTGGDLAQTTGLHIPVDSGVAAAFLR from the coding sequence GTGGTCAACAACGCCGGACTGTCGCTGTCGAAGTCGTTGCTCGACACGACCGAGGCCGACTGGGATCTCCAGCACGACGTGATGGCCAAGGGTTCGTTCCTGGTGTCGCAGGCGGCGGCCAAGGCGATGATCGACCAGCGATTGGGAGGCGACATCATCTACATCGCCTCGAAGAACTCGGTGTTCGCCGGCCCCAACAACATCGCCTACTCGGCAACCAAGGCCGACCAGTCCCACCAGGTTCGCCTCCTCGCCGTCGAACTCGGCGAGCACGGCATCCGAGTGAACGGCGTCAACCCCGACGGCGTGGTCCGAGGATCCGGCATCTTCGCCGGTGGATGGGGTGCGCAGCGGGCGGCGACCTACGGCGTTCCCGAGGAGGAGCTCGGCGCGTACTACGCCCAGCGCACCATCCTCAAACACGAGGTACTCCCCGAACACGTCGCCGCCGCCGTGGCCGTTCTCACCGGCGGCGACCTCGCGCAGACCACCGGCTTGCACATCCCGGTCGACTCCGGCGTGGCCGCAGCGTTCCTGCGCTGA
- a CDS encoding potassium channel protein, with protein sequence MRRRPSAHEAAIRKMMGGAALLAAVFVVGSVGYVIAGWTAQDALYMVVITIFGVGYGEIQPVSTWPLRVLTVFVIVAGYAAVIYTVGGFIQMVIDGQLNKAFGARRMKKDIDALTGHTIVCGFGRMGRSLAAELQAVGHPFVAIDSGPEAAEHAELHGMLFLNGDASDEDLLRAAGIERAAVLAAVISDDATNVFVTLTARAMEPELRIIARGENRRTEEKLRKCGADEVVLATEIGASRIAHQIVRPTAEEMFESISGASGDLDLRSMGLEFDEIELHTTSPLANRLIGEIEVRGAHAYLIVGIRSIDGTTTMHPSADMRLAIGDRLIVLGYEDDLPALAAKAGIAARTLTYRGATS encoded by the coding sequence TTGCGACGCCGGCCATCCGCTCACGAGGCAGCCATCCGCAAGATGATGGGCGGAGCTGCGTTGCTGGCGGCGGTGTTCGTCGTCGGGTCCGTTGGGTACGTGATCGCCGGTTGGACCGCGCAGGACGCGCTCTACATGGTGGTGATCACGATCTTCGGTGTCGGCTACGGCGAGATCCAGCCGGTGTCGACATGGCCCCTTCGGGTCCTCACCGTGTTCGTGATCGTCGCTGGCTACGCAGCAGTGATCTACACGGTCGGCGGCTTCATCCAGATGGTCATCGACGGGCAATTGAACAAGGCGTTTGGAGCGAGGCGAATGAAGAAGGACATCGATGCCCTCACCGGCCACACGATCGTGTGCGGCTTCGGACGTATGGGTCGATCGCTCGCTGCCGAGCTCCAAGCGGTCGGTCATCCGTTCGTCGCCATCGATTCGGGACCGGAGGCGGCCGAGCACGCCGAACTGCACGGCATGCTGTTCCTCAACGGTGACGCCAGCGACGAGGACCTGCTGCGCGCAGCGGGGATCGAGCGGGCAGCCGTCCTCGCCGCGGTGATCTCGGACGATGCAACGAACGTGTTCGTCACGCTCACGGCGCGAGCGATGGAGCCGGAGCTGCGAATCATCGCCCGAGGTGAGAACCGGCGCACCGAAGAGAAGCTGCGCAAGTGCGGCGCCGACGAGGTGGTCCTCGCAACCGAGATCGGAGCGAGCCGCATCGCTCATCAGATCGTTCGTCCCACTGCCGAGGAGATGTTCGAGTCGATCAGCGGGGCGTCGGGCGACCTCGATCTGCGATCGATGGGACTCGAATTCGACGAGATCGAGTTGCACACGACCTCGCCGCTCGCGAATCGGCTGATCGGTGAAATCGAGGTGCGGGGAGCGCACGCGTACCTGATTGTCGGTATTCGCTCGATCGACGGCACGACCACGATGCACCCATCGGCCGACATGCGCCTGGCCATCGGCGACCGCCTGATCGTGCTCGGCTACGAGGACGACCTGCCCGCTTTGGCGGCGAAGGCCGGAATCGCTGCTCGCACACTCACCTACCGAGGCGCAACGAGCTGA
- a CDS encoding NAD(P)-dependent alcohol dehydrogenase, producing the protein MKGIVQTEFGDPRKVLRLETMEQPPVDDDSVLVRVCAASIHIGAVYGVRGFPKVMRPMFKKFIADSGVIGQNLAGVVEAVGRNVTSFAVGDEVFGSATGAFAEYAIATPDALGPKPANLDFEHASALGVSAFTALQGLTTYGHLTAGQHVLITGASGGVGSFAVQIAKALGSEVTAVCSTRNIELVRSIGADHVIDYTANDFTTGAPTYDLIFDNVGGHPLKAMRSVLTADGRLLANGAPAPTGWLGGLGHPLRVAIESLFSRQQARPFLSTENAADLRRLHDMAAAGTITPVIDRIAPLDEAIETIAAVGEGHNRGTSVIVIPTSPQARH; encoded by the coding sequence ATGAAGGGAATCGTCCAGACTGAGTTCGGGGACCCCCGCAAGGTCCTCCGGCTCGAGACCATGGAGCAACCACCGGTCGACGACGACAGCGTGCTGGTGCGGGTGTGCGCCGCGTCGATTCACATCGGCGCGGTCTACGGCGTCCGGGGGTTCCCGAAGGTGATGCGTCCGATGTTCAAGAAGTTCATCGCCGACAGCGGCGTGATCGGGCAGAACCTGGCAGGCGTCGTCGAGGCTGTGGGGCGCAACGTCACGTCCTTCGCCGTCGGTGACGAGGTGTTCGGCTCAGCCACTGGAGCGTTCGCCGAGTACGCCATCGCCACACCGGATGCCCTCGGCCCGAAGCCTGCCAACCTCGACTTCGAGCACGCGTCGGCCCTCGGCGTGTCGGCGTTCACCGCGCTCCAGGGACTGACCACCTACGGTCATCTGACGGCGGGGCAGCACGTTCTCATCACCGGTGCCTCCGGTGGCGTCGGCTCGTTTGCCGTGCAGATCGCCAAGGCGCTGGGCTCCGAAGTGACCGCCGTCTGCAGCACGAGGAACATCGAGCTCGTTCGCTCGATCGGCGCCGACCACGTAATCGACTACACCGCCAACGACTTCACCACCGGTGCGCCGACCTACGACCTGATCTTCGACAACGTCGGCGGACACCCGTTGAAGGCGATGCGAAGCGTACTCACCGCCGACGGCCGACTTCTCGCCAATGGCGCACCGGCGCCGACCGGATGGCTCGGCGGTCTCGGTCATCCGTTGCGCGTCGCGATCGAATCGCTATTCTCCCGGCAGCAGGCGCGCCCGTTCCTCTCGACCGAGAATGCCGCCGACCTTCGCAGGCTGCACGACATGGCCGCGGCCGGCACGATCACTCCGGTGATCGATCGGATCGCTCCGCTCGACGAAGCAATCGAGACCATCGCCGCCGTCGGCGAGGGTCACAACCGGGGCACGTCGGTCATCGTGATACCGACATCGCCGCAAGCACGACATTAG
- a CDS encoding histidine phosphatase family protein: MQLLLIRHGLPVPIEGHADPELDEIGHAQSQHLAEYLASERIDVIYTSPMHRARQTAAPLAERLGMEPIVEPDVAESDKDGTSYVPVEQLKAAGDPRWREAVAVSDWAEEREPLDAFHERVMAGIERMVDAHAGQNVAVFCHGGVIARYTATILELPWERTGFFYPLYTSVTRVAASSSSGIRSILTVNETAHLRGTGLPTGAL; encoded by the coding sequence ATGCAACTCCTCCTCATCCGCCACGGCCTTCCCGTGCCCATCGAGGGTCACGCCGATCCCGAGCTCGACGAGATCGGCCATGCCCAGTCGCAGCATCTGGCCGAGTACCTGGCGAGCGAGCGCATCGACGTCATCTATACCAGCCCGATGCATCGGGCCCGCCAGACGGCGGCGCCGCTGGCCGAGCGACTCGGCATGGAGCCAATCGTCGAGCCCGACGTGGCCGAGAGTGACAAGGATGGCACCTCCTACGTGCCAGTCGAGCAGCTCAAGGCTGCCGGCGACCCGCGCTGGCGAGAAGCGGTCGCGGTCTCGGACTGGGCCGAGGAGCGCGAGCCACTCGACGCCTTCCACGAACGGGTGATGGCGGGGATCGAGCGAATGGTCGACGCGCATGCCGGCCAGAACGTCGCCGTGTTCTGCCACGGCGGCGTCATTGCTCGCTACACCGCCACCATCCTCGAACTGCCGTGGGAACGAACCGGCTTCTTCTACCCGCTCTACACCTCGGTCACTCGCGTGGCGGCGTCGAGCAGTTCGGGGATCCGCAGCATCCTCACGGTCAACGAAACGGCACACCTGCGAGGCACGGGGCTCCCTACCGGCGCGCTCTGA
- a CDS encoding FGGY-family carbohydrate kinase, which translates to MTIVAAVDCGATSVRVCRVDLDASPLVPEVVHRVPHGPVRDDAGHLRWDWDSIIAAVVDGLEACLERGPLHSIGVDTWAVDYGLLDGASQLLSAPYSYRDHRTDGYRQLVDEFGAAELYRRNGLQLQPFNTIFQLAVHARSELERAERLLWLPELIVHALTGVAATERTSAGSSGLLTVGTDTWDPSLVSLAGIDSGLLGIPQAAGTIVGEWRGVPVALVGGHDTASAVAGMGAVAPGGSAFVASGTWMLAGVERAEPDTSEWARERNFTNEAAALGGIRFLRNVTGFWLLEQCRPAWGDPAIDTLVAQAEAVTGAVPVVDVDHDELRSPDDMLTAYTRLAGLPIDAAPGLVTRSIVESVAARTAEVVAQVRDVEAVDDIVLFGGAARMGLLRQRLAEVTGLPVRVGSAEAAALGNALVQGVAIGRYRDLAEGRADLGSPPMSINDSATDSNEAV; encoded by the coding sequence ATGACCATCGTCGCCGCTGTCGACTGCGGCGCCACGTCGGTGCGCGTGTGCCGTGTTGATCTCGACGCATCGCCGCTCGTCCCCGAGGTCGTGCATCGGGTGCCGCATGGACCGGTGCGCGACGACGCCGGCCACCTTCGCTGGGACTGGGACTCGATCATCGCAGCGGTCGTCGACGGTCTCGAGGCATGCCTCGAACGGGGACCGCTGCATTCCATCGGTGTCGACACCTGGGCGGTCGACTACGGGCTGCTCGACGGCGCCAGCCAGCTGTTGTCGGCCCCCTACAGCTACCGGGACCACCGCACCGACGGCTACCGGCAACTCGTCGACGAGTTCGGCGCGGCCGAGCTGTATCGCCGCAACGGTCTCCAGCTCCAGCCGTTCAACACCATCTTCCAGCTCGCCGTCCACGCCCGGAGCGAACTCGAACGAGCCGAGCGGCTGCTGTGGCTTCCCGAACTGATCGTTCATGCCCTGACCGGCGTCGCTGCTACCGAACGCACGAGCGCCGGCAGCTCCGGCCTGCTCACCGTCGGCACCGACACGTGGGATCCCAGCCTCGTTTCATTGGCCGGCATCGATTCCGGACTTCTCGGCATCCCCCAGGCCGCCGGGACGATCGTGGGGGAGTGGCGGGGTGTCCCGGTCGCTCTCGTTGGTGGTCACGACACGGCGTCGGCGGTCGCCGGCATGGGTGCAGTCGCTCCCGGCGGCTCGGCGTTCGTGGCATCCGGAACGTGGATGCTCGCCGGGGTCGAGCGCGCCGAACCCGACACTTCCGAGTGGGCACGGGAACGCAACTTCACCAACGAGGCCGCTGCGCTCGGGGGAATCCGCTTCCTTCGCAACGTCACCGGGTTCTGGCTCCTCGAACAGTGTCGACCGGCGTGGGGCGATCCGGCGATCGACACGCTCGTTGCCCAAGCCGAGGCCGTGACGGGAGCGGTGCCAGTGGTCGATGTCGACCACGACGAGCTTCGTTCGCCCGACGACATGCTCACCGCCTACACCAGACTCGCCGGACTCCCAATCGACGCTGCCCCCGGACTTGTGACTCGCAGCATCGTCGAGTCCGTCGCCGCCCGCACGGCAGAGGTCGTTGCGCAGGTGCGCGACGTCGAGGCGGTCGACGACATCGTCCTGTTCGGCGGAGCTGCTCGCATGGGGCTGTTGCGGCAACGACTGGCCGAGGTGACGGGACTGCCGGTTCGGGTCGGGTCGGCCGAGGCGGCAGCGCTCGGGAACGCACTCGTTCAGGGTGTGGCGATCGGGCGCTACCGTGACCTCGCCGAGGGTCGAGCCGACCTCGGGAGCCCTCCGATGTCCATCAACGATTCCGCCACCGATTCCAACGAGGCCGTGTGA
- a CDS encoding NAD(P)/FAD-dependent oxidoreductase translates to MAVTDDTSSLDDVHERYAHERDKRVRSDGNDQYLEVTGRFAHYADDPYVAPEPRDPVHDKVTADFIGGGFGGLVTGARLVEAGIDVRIIEKGGDVGGTWYWNRYPGAQCDTHSFVYLPLLEETGHMPSEKYAHGPEILEHSRRIARHFGLYDKALLSTEVTDVAWDDADARWIIRTNRGDEIRAQFVLMSTGPLHRPKLPGIPGIETFGGHSFHTSRWDYDYTGGDPNGAPLEKLADKRVGIIGTGATSVQCIPHLATACEELFVFQRTPSSIDVRNNAPTDPDWFASEVLEPGWQEKWIRNFTANQTGQYAEEDLVMDGWTDLTLRIRNKLLSSPNPDLSPEGLLAAFLDSDDEKMAEIRDRCDEVVKDPATAAALKPWYRQLCKRPCFHDDYLLAFNEPGVTLVDTDGKGVERIDETGVWVNGVHYELDCIIYATGFEVGTAQGRRAGFDPKGRDGEGLDDHWAEGMRTLHGMFVHGFPNLFIVGAAQGAALISNYPHNLTEAGRTAATIIRHALDNDIASIECTAEAESHWLEVLASNTRLSIIGSTDCTPGYYNNEGQGYDTSAGVGLGQGYPGGALAFFDHIADWLDAGTFDGLELRSSTSKS, encoded by the coding sequence ATGGCTGTGACCGACGACACCTCTTCTCTCGACGACGTCCACGAGCGCTACGCACACGAGCGCGACAAGCGGGTCCGTAGTGACGGCAACGACCAGTACCTCGAGGTCACCGGTCGCTTTGCCCATTACGCCGACGATCCCTATGTCGCCCCCGAGCCGCGCGACCCGGTGCACGACAAGGTCACTGCGGACTTCATCGGCGGCGGGTTCGGCGGGCTCGTCACCGGCGCTCGTCTGGTCGAAGCCGGCATCGATGTCCGAATCATCGAAAAGGGCGGCGACGTCGGGGGCACCTGGTACTGGAATCGCTACCCCGGCGCCCAGTGCGACACCCACAGCTTCGTCTATCTGCCGCTGCTGGAGGAGACCGGGCACATGCCGAGCGAGAAGTACGCGCACGGCCCCGAAATCCTCGAACACTCTCGTCGCATCGCTCGCCACTTCGGCCTCTACGACAAAGCGCTGCTGTCGACCGAGGTGACCGACGTCGCGTGGGACGACGCCGACGCCCGGTGGATCATCCGCACGAACCGAGGCGACGAGATTCGAGCCCAGTTCGTGCTCATGAGCACCGGCCCCCTGCACCGCCCCAAGCTGCCCGGCATCCCGGGCATCGAGACCTTCGGTGGGCACAGCTTCCACACCAGCCGTTGGGACTACGACTACACCGGCGGCGATCCGAACGGTGCGCCGCTCGAGAAGCTGGCCGACAAGCGGGTCGGCATCATCGGCACCGGCGCCACGTCGGTGCAGTGCATCCCCCATCTCGCCACCGCGTGCGAAGAACTGTTCGTCTTCCAGCGAACCCCGAGCTCGATCGACGTGCGCAACAACGCCCCGACCGACCCCGACTGGTTCGCCAGCGAAGTCCTCGAACCTGGGTGGCAGGAGAAGTGGATCCGCAATTTCACCGCCAACCAGACCGGCCAGTACGCAGAAGAAGACTTGGTGATGGACGGCTGGACCGACCTGACTCTGCGGATCCGCAACAAGCTGCTGTCGTCACCGAATCCCGACCTTTCACCCGAGGGCCTGCTCGCCGCCTTCCTCGATTCCGACGACGAGAAGATGGCCGAGATCCGCGACCGCTGCGATGAGGTGGTGAAAGACCCAGCGACGGCTGCCGCTCTCAAGCCGTGGTACCGCCAGCTCTGCAAGCGTCCGTGCTTCCACGACGACTACCTGCTGGCCTTCAACGAACCCGGCGTCACCCTGGTCGACACCGACGGCAAGGGCGTCGAGCGCATCGATGAGACCGGCGTATGGGTGAACGGTGTCCACTACGAGCTGGACTGCATCATCTACGCCACCGGCTTCGAGGTCGGTACCGCACAAGGGCGTCGTGCCGGCTTCGATCCCAAGGGCCGTGACGGCGAGGGTCTCGACGACCACTGGGCCGAGGGCATGCGCACGCTGCACGGCATGTTCGTGCACGGCTTCCCGAACCTGTTCATCGTCGGCGCAGCGCAGGGTGCAGCCCTCATCTCCAACTACCCGCACAACCTCACCGAGGCGGGGCGCACCGCGGCCACGATCATTCGCCACGCGCTCGACAACGACATCGCCTCGATCGAGTGCACCGCCGAGGCAGAGTCGCACTGGCTCGAGGTGCTCGCCTCCAACACCCGGCTGTCGATCATCGGCTCCACCGACTGCACGCCCGGCTACTACAACAACGAGGGCCAGGGCTACGACACCAGTGCCGGTGTGGGGCTGGGTCAGGGCTATCCGGGCGGAGCGCTCGCGTTCTTCGACCACATCGCGGATTGGCTGGACGCCGGTACCTTCGACGGCCTCGAGCTGCGCTCGTCCACTTCCAAGAGCTGA
- a CDS encoding alkyl sulfatase dimerization domain-containing protein: MSRIREIAEEHWNGKTDLVHTHHPVQPIRTDDGDFLAEEIDDGVFTMKSIASVNALDTGDGLVMLDTGGQFDSNRVFDAVRSWRPEAPLTAAVYSHHHIDHIFGTAHFEAEARDKGWASPTVYAHENVPAHFRRYEKTTGWNAAINRRQFAIDRDGWSWPDTYRDPDVLFADRLTFTRGELTFELHHDRGETDDAAWTWVPERKLLHPGDLFIWAVPNAGNPQKVQRYLSDWAAGLRKMAALRPEIMIAGHGVPIFGSARIVSALLDTAELLDSIEDQTLAIMNQGKNLDTALHSVSVPAHLQHQPYLQAVYDHPQFLIRNVWRRYGGWHDGEPDNLLPAPRSQQAAEWVGLAGGSAAVLARAAELADSGDHRMACHLVEYCALAEPGNADVWSLRARVYRERSTEQTSSMARNILNHAATASDQHKRDLAGDF, from the coding sequence ATGAGCCGTATCCGGGAGATCGCCGAAGAACACTGGAACGGCAAGACCGATCTGGTCCACACGCACCATCCGGTCCAGCCAATCCGCACCGACGACGGCGACTTCCTGGCCGAGGAGATCGATGACGGCGTCTTCACCATGAAGTCGATCGCGTCGGTCAACGCGCTCGACACGGGCGACGGGCTCGTCATGTTGGACACCGGCGGCCAGTTCGACTCGAATCGTGTCTTCGATGCGGTACGGAGCTGGCGACCGGAGGCACCGCTGACGGCAGCGGTCTACTCGCATCACCACATCGACCACATCTTCGGCACCGCACACTTCGAGGCCGAGGCTCGCGACAAGGGTTGGGCCAGCCCGACGGTCTACGCGCATGAGAACGTGCCCGCGCACTTCCGCCGCTACGAGAAGACGACGGGCTGGAACGCGGCGATCAACCGCCGCCAATTCGCGATCGACCGCGACGGCTGGAGCTGGCCGGACACGTACCGTGACCCCGACGTCCTGTTCGCAGATCGACTGACCTTCACCCGCGGCGAGCTGACCTTCGAGCTCCACCACGACCGAGGCGAAACCGACGACGCGGCCTGGACGTGGGTACCCGAGCGGAAGCTGCTTCACCCGGGCGACCTCTTCATCTGGGCGGTGCCGAATGCAGGGAATCCGCAGAAGGTGCAGCGGTACCTGAGCGACTGGGCGGCCGGCCTCCGCAAAATGGCGGCGCTGCGGCCCGAGATCATGATTGCCGGTCACGGTGTGCCGATCTTTGGCTCGGCCCGCATCGTCTCGGCATTGCTGGACACCGCTGAATTGTTGGACAGCATCGAGGATCAAACCCTGGCCATCATGAACCAGGGCAAGAACCTCGACACGGCGCTGCATTCGGTCAGCGTGCCAGCGCACCTGCAACACCAGCCGTATCTCCAAGCGGTCTATGATCACCCGCAGTTCCTCATCCGCAACGTGTGGCGACGCTACGGCGGTTGGCACGACGGCGAGCCCGACAATCTCCTGCCCGCACCGCGCTCCCAGCAAGCGGCCGAGTGGGTTGGGCTCGCTGGCGGCTCGGCTGCTGTCTTGGCCCGCGCCGCCGAGCTGGCCGACAGTGGCGACCACCGCATGGCGTGCCATTTGGTCGAATACTGCGCGCTGGCCGAGCCGGGCAACGCCGACGTGTGGTCGTTACGGGCGCGCGTCTACCGCGAACGCTCGACCGAGCAGACGTCGTCCATGGCCCGCAACATCCTCAATCACGCAGCCACGGCGTCGGACCAGCACAAGCGCGATCTCGCAGGGGATTTCTGA
- a CDS encoding PPOX class F420-dependent oxidoreductase has protein sequence MSISDEKYVALTTYRRDGTPKPSPVWIAALPDGSVGFTTASSSWKVRRLANNPSVTLQPCDSRGNVRSGTSPVSGTARAVQGDEFEAVRSAIKNKYGIQFLAITAVGRLAKLIGKGSGTDTAIVITLD, from the coding sequence GTGAGCATCAGCGATGAGAAGTATGTGGCCCTCACCACCTACCGGCGCGACGGTACGCCCAAGCCGTCACCGGTGTGGATCGCTGCGTTGCCTGACGGCTCGGTCGGTTTCACCACGGCCTCGTCGAGCTGGAAGGTGCGACGACTGGCGAACAATCCATCGGTCACGCTCCAGCCCTGCGATTCGAGAGGCAATGTGAGGTCGGGCACGTCACCGGTGTCCGGGACCGCCCGAGCGGTCCAAGGCGATGAGTTCGAAGCGGTGCGCTCGGCCATCAAGAACAAGTACGGCATCCAGTTCCTTGCCATCACAGCGGTGGGCAGGCTCGCCAAGCTCATCGGCAAGGGTTCAGGCACCGACACCGCCATCGTCATCACGCTCGACTGA
- a CDS encoding class II aldolase/adducin family protein: MTNPVVADLLARSNRLGSDRKNTNYAGGNASAKGIDVDPVTGTDVELMWVKGSGGDLGTLTEAGLAVLRLDRMRALVEVYPGIEREDEMVAAFDYCLHGKGGAAPSIDTAMHGLVTAPHVDHLHPDAGIAIATAVDGEALTAKIYGDKVVWVPWRRPGFQLGLDIAAIQEQHPDAVGCILGGHGITAWGATSEESEANSLWIIDTAAAYIEANGKPEPFGAVLIGYEPLPDAERRAKAAALAPTIRGIASMDAPMVGHFTDDPAVLGFLSRSEHPRLAALGTSCPDHFLRTKVKPMVLDLPATATVEESIARLHELHPAYREEYAAYYDAHAEADSPAMRRSVASTSWSTTPDCRCRSRCSTRPRPTGISSTT, from the coding sequence AACTACGCCGGCGGCAACGCCTCGGCCAAGGGCATCGACGTCGACCCGGTCACCGGGACCGATGTCGAACTGATGTGGGTGAAGGGCTCGGGTGGCGACCTCGGCACCCTCACCGAAGCTGGCCTCGCGGTGCTGCGTCTCGACCGGATGCGGGCCCTGGTCGAGGTGTATCCCGGTATCGAACGCGAAGACGAGATGGTGGCTGCGTTCGACTACTGCCTCCATGGCAAGGGCGGCGCTGCGCCGTCGATCGATACGGCCATGCATGGTCTGGTCACCGCCCCCCATGTCGACCATCTCCACCCCGACGCCGGCATCGCCATCGCCACCGCGGTCGACGGCGAAGCGCTGACCGCCAAGATCTACGGCGACAAGGTCGTTTGGGTGCCGTGGCGGCGACCCGGCTTCCAGCTCGGGCTCGACATCGCTGCCATCCAAGAGCAGCACCCCGACGCGGTCGGCTGCATCCTCGGCGGCCACGGCATCACCGCCTGGGGAGCGACGAGCGAGGAGAGCGAGGCCAACTCGCTGTGGATCATCGACACCGCCGCCGCCTACATCGAGGCCAACGGCAAGCCCGAACCGTTTGGTGCGGTGCTCATCGGCTACGAACCGCTGCCCGACGCCGAACGCCGAGCCAAGGCGGCAGCGCTCGCTCCGACAATCCGTGGGATCGCCTCGATGGACGCACCGATGGTCGGCCACTTCACCGACGACCCGGCGGTCCTCGGCTTCCTCTCCCGATCCGAGCACCCGCGTCTGGCCGCGCTCGGCACCAGCTGTCCCGACCACTTCCTGCGCACCAAGGTCAAGCCGATGGTGCTCGACCTTCCGGCCACCGCCACGGTTGAGGAATCGATCGCTCGGCTCCACGAGCTCCACCCCGCCTATCGCGAGGAGTATGCGGCCTACTACGACGCACACGCCGAGGCGGACTCGCCAGCCATGCGTCGTTCGGTGGCGTCGACCTCGTGGTCAACAACGCCGGACTGTCGCTGTCGAAGTCGTTGCTCGACACGACCGAGGCCGACTGGGATCTCCAGCACGACGTGA